The proteins below are encoded in one region of Fibrella aestuarina BUZ 2:
- a CDS encoding biliverdin-producing heme oxygenase codes for MDILTQLKLETRTRHEQTERLLYAQKLMAGLLTRDEYVHLLSIHYRFHQALEAAVAKQAGSLVGYDYQASRKTPWLVADLQRMGVPLPNPTTGLFAGWNATQLLGALYVAEGSMLGGQVIAKALRRTPALADVESQFYGGYGAQTGPRWKAFCTYLTQRAEGHHTDVVVAADQAFGYFQHLAAYPDFS; via the coding sequence ATGGATATACTTACTCAACTGAAACTAGAAACACGTACCCGTCATGAGCAAACCGAACGGCTGCTGTATGCCCAGAAGCTGATGGCTGGTTTGCTTACCCGCGACGAGTATGTGCACTTGCTAAGCATTCATTACCGATTTCATCAGGCCTTGGAGGCGGCAGTGGCTAAACAGGCCGGTTCGCTGGTCGGCTACGACTATCAAGCAAGCCGCAAAACCCCCTGGCTGGTTGCTGATCTGCAACGTATGGGCGTACCGTTACCGAACCCGACCACTGGGTTGTTTGCTGGCTGGAACGCCACGCAACTGCTGGGGGCGCTCTACGTAGCGGAAGGCTCGATGCTGGGCGGGCAGGTGATTGCCAAAGCTCTGCGCCGAACGCCCGCGCTGGCCGACGTTGAGTCGCAGTTCTACGGAGGCTACGGTGCGCAGACTGGCCCTCGCTGGAAAGCGTTTTGTACGTACCTGACGCAACGGGCTGAAGGCCATCATACCGACGTAGTAGTAGCTGCTGATCAGGCATTTGGTTATTTTCAGCATCTTGCCGCTTACCCGGACTTTTCTTAA